A single window of Deinococcus betulae DNA harbors:
- a CDS encoding AbfB domain-containing protein, protein MHPPDPASTLSRFSRRPWPLALLAAALLSACAGTPQPAATAELPEPPALASATPPTLGALALQPKTPPISTPWTAQVSTTNPLPEYPRPQMTRPDWQSLNGQWQFANASAGQAPPVGQNLAETVLVPFPIESALSGIQRHQDRMWYRRTFTVPSGWNGRRVLLNFGAVDYQAAVYVNGTQVGAHTGGYDAFSFDITGALRAGSNEVIVGVYDPTNAAGQPLGKQVNVPDNGIFYTAASGIWQTVWLEPVAAPHITRLDLTPDVPGGALKVTVRGEGLSGQTVQVTGLNGTTVVGTVNGNVDTELRLPVPNARLWNPDDPFLYNLTVKLVSGSATVDTVQSYFGMRSIGTKVINGFLRPVLNGKFVFQLGTLDQGYWPDGIYTAPTDDALKSDLQKHKDLGFNMVRKHIKVEPQRWYYWADRLGLLVWQDMPSMRIGVNPSSSDRAEFERELRIMVDQHRSSPSIVTWVAQNEGWGEYDPARIADAVKAWDPSRLVDNMSGWNCCGYDGGNGDLADWHVYVGPGTPNPSLSRVSVLGEFGGLGLRTPGHEWNPNTSFSYEMQPSVAAFNDRYLGLVQATRALMINKGLSASIYTELTDVESEVNGLYTYDRQIAKIDVARARTAHLGLIAASNDLPVKVTLPLYTYKSFQVTTPGFTNRFIRHLDGLGATEVVTGSSAELLKKDATWRIVPGLADANCYSLESLNYPGEYLRHRESRVRRDRPDGSSAFNGDATWCARSALSGVGISLESYNFPGRYLRHYDSALWLAQNGGPLPSDSTGNLVQDSSWNVVTPWARSGVTLANAYQSLQVTTAGFTDRFARHQNGLGFTEVVTGGSPALLKQDATFRLAPGLADSRCTSFEARNLPGQYLRHRDFRIGLAANDNTDLFRQDATFCAQPGLGGGGVSFEAFNSPGFFLRHFDSGLWIASGGGARPSDSAGGFKPDSTWTIAAPWAP, encoded by the coding sequence ATGCATCCACCTGACCCGGCATCAACCCTTTCCCGCTTCTCCCGGCGGCCCTGGCCCCTGGCCCTGCTGGCCGCCGCGCTGCTCAGCGCCTGCGCCGGCACGCCGCAGCCGGCCGCCACTGCTGAGCTGCCCGAGCCGCCTGCTCTGGCCAGCGCCACCCCACCCACGCTGGGCGCCCTGGCCCTGCAGCCCAAGACGCCGCCCATCAGCACGCCGTGGACCGCGCAGGTGTCCACCACCAACCCTCTGCCTGAGTACCCGCGCCCGCAGATGACCCGCCCCGACTGGCAGAGCCTCAACGGGCAGTGGCAGTTTGCCAACGCCAGCGCCGGCCAGGCCCCGCCCGTGGGTCAGAACCTCGCCGAAACCGTGCTGGTGCCCTTTCCCATCGAGTCGGCGCTGTCCGGTATTCAGCGGCACCAGGACCGCATGTGGTACCGCCGGACCTTCACAGTGCCCAGCGGCTGGAACGGGCGGCGCGTCCTGCTGAACTTCGGGGCGGTGGATTATCAGGCGGCGGTGTATGTCAACGGCACGCAGGTTGGCGCCCACACGGGCGGCTACGACGCCTTCAGCTTTGACATCACGGGCGCGCTGCGGGCCGGCTCAAACGAGGTCATCGTGGGTGTGTACGACCCCACGAACGCCGCCGGGCAGCCGCTGGGCAAGCAGGTCAATGTGCCCGACAACGGCATCTTCTACACCGCCGCCAGCGGCATCTGGCAGACGGTGTGGTTGGAGCCGGTCGCCGCGCCTCACATCACCCGCCTGGACCTGACGCCCGACGTGCCCGGCGGCGCCCTGAAGGTCACGGTGCGCGGCGAGGGCCTGAGTGGGCAGACCGTGCAGGTCACGGGCCTCAACGGCACCACGGTGGTGGGTACGGTCAACGGCAACGTGGACACCGAGTTGCGCCTGCCGGTGCCGAATGCGCGCCTGTGGAACCCGGACGACCCCTTCCTCTACAACCTGACGGTCAAGCTGGTCAGCGGCTCGGCCACCGTGGACACGGTGCAAAGCTACTTTGGGATGCGCAGCATCGGCACCAAGGTCATTAACGGCTTCCTGCGCCCGGTGCTGAACGGCAAGTTCGTGTTCCAGCTGGGCACCCTCGACCAGGGCTACTGGCCCGACGGCATCTACACGGCCCCCACCGACGACGCCTTGAAATCCGACCTGCAAAAGCACAAGGACCTGGGCTTCAACATGGTGCGCAAGCACATCAAGGTCGAGCCGCAGCGCTGGTACTACTGGGCCGACCGGCTGGGGCTGCTGGTGTGGCAGGACATGCCGTCCATGCGCATCGGCGTGAACCCCAGTTCGAGCGACCGCGCCGAATTCGAGCGGGAACTGCGGATCATGGTGGACCAGCACCGCTCCTCACCGTCCATCGTTACGTGGGTGGCCCAGAACGAGGGCTGGGGCGAGTATGACCCCGCCCGCATCGCCGACGCCGTGAAGGCCTGGGACCCCAGCCGCTTGGTGGACAACATGAGCGGCTGGAACTGCTGCGGCTACGACGGCGGCAACGGCGACCTGGCCGACTGGCACGTCTACGTGGGCCCCGGCACGCCCAACCCGTCCCTCAGCCGCGTCTCTGTGCTCGGCGAGTTCGGCGGGCTGGGCCTGCGCACCCCCGGCCATGAATGGAACCCCAACACCAGCTTCAGCTACGAGATGCAGCCCAGCGTGGCCGCCTTTAACGACCGCTACCTGGGGCTGGTGCAGGCCACCCGGGCCCTGATGATCAATAAAGGCCTGAGTGCCTCGATCTACACCGAGCTGACCGACGTGGAAAGCGAGGTCAACGGCCTGTACACCTACGACCGGCAGATTGCCAAGATTGACGTGGCCCGCGCCCGCACCGCGCACCTGGGCCTGATTGCGGCGTCCAACGACCTGCCCGTCAAGGTCACCCTGCCGCTGTACACCTACAAGTCTTTCCAGGTGACGACGCCCGGCTTCACCAACCGCTTTATTCGGCACCTGGACGGCCTGGGCGCGACAGAAGTGGTCACTGGCAGCAGCGCCGAACTGCTGAAAAAAGACGCCACCTGGCGCATCGTGCCGGGGCTGGCCGATGCCAATTGCTACTCACTGGAATCGCTGAATTACCCCGGCGAATACCTGCGTCACCGCGAGTCCCGCGTACGGCGTGACCGCCCCGACGGCAGCAGCGCCTTTAACGGCGACGCCACCTGGTGCGCCCGCAGCGCCCTGTCCGGCGTGGGCATCAGCCTGGAGTCTTACAACTTCCCAGGGCGTTACCTGCGCCACTACGACAGCGCGCTGTGGCTGGCGCAAAACGGCGGACCGCTGCCCAGCGACAGCACCGGCAATCTGGTGCAGGACAGCAGCTGGAACGTGGTCACGCCCTGGGCGCGCAGCGGCGTCACGCTGGCCAACGCCTACCAGTCTCTGCAAGTGACCACCGCCGGCTTTACAGACCGCTTTGCCCGGCACCAGAACGGCCTGGGCTTTACCGAGGTCGTCACGGGGGGCAGCCCGGCGCTGCTCAAGCAGGACGCCACCTTCCGCCTGGCACCGGGCCTGGCCGACAGCCGCTGCACGTCCTTTGAGGCCCGCAACCTCCCCGGCCAGTATCTGCGCCACCGCGACTTCCGGATTGGGCTGGCGGCGAACGACAACACTGACCTTTTCCGGCAGGACGCCACCTTCTGCGCGCAGCCGGGCCTGGGCGGGGGCGGCGTGAGTTTCGAGGCCTTCAACTCGCCCGGCTTCTTCCTGCGCCACTTCGACAGCGGGCTGTGGATTGCGTCAGGAGGCGGCGCCCGCCCCAGCGACAGCGCAGGCGGCTTCAAGCCCGACAGCACTTGGACGATTGCCGCGCCCTGGGCCCCATAA
- the glmS gene encoding glutamine--fructose-6-phosphate transaminase (isomerizing) has translation MCGIVGYIGPRQAQEVLISGLAKLEYRGYDSAGIAVCHDGQIDVKKKAGKLANLSTLLEGQPLPGTLGIGHTRWATHGLPNDTNAHPHATEDGRIVIIHNGIIENYLTLKEGLMGRGHEFKSETDSEVLAHLIEEAYSGNLEEAVRAALSQVRGAYGIVVTHVDHREIVAARTVSPLVMGVGEGEMFLASDVPALLAYTRNMVFLHDGDMVVLSDDGFKVTDLAGTLQQRQIEHIEWDAEAAEKGGYDTYMLKEIYEQPQALTNTLIGRLHDETGEVNLDINLDPGSFKRISIIACGTAFYAGLVGEYLIEQLARIPVEVDVASEYRYRDPLVSENTLAIVVSQSGETIDTLEALREAKKFGAKTLGVINAKGSSMTRELDDTLYIHAGPEIGVASTKAYTSMVSAFVMLALWLGRARGTLSAEQGAELLHAARELPRLVEEALAPERVARIKEVAEKYALARDYLFLGRGVNSPTAYEGALKLKEISYIHAEAYAAGEMKHGPIALIDEHLPVAVIATESRLLEKTISNVQEVRARAGKVILFLSDGDTENARHGDDVIYVPRAHEMVSPVVNAVAMQLLAYFTATALGKDVDKPRNLAKSVTVE, from the coding sequence ATGTGCGGAATCGTTGGATATATCGGCCCCCGGCAGGCGCAAGAGGTTCTGATTTCGGGCCTCGCTAAACTGGAGTACCGCGGCTACGACAGCGCGGGCATCGCGGTGTGCCATGACGGCCAGATTGACGTGAAGAAGAAGGCGGGCAAACTCGCCAACCTCAGCACGCTGCTGGAAGGCCAGCCGCTGCCGGGCACGCTGGGCATCGGGCACACTCGCTGGGCCACCCACGGCCTGCCGAACGACACGAACGCACACCCGCACGCCACCGAAGACGGGCGGATTGTCATCATTCACAACGGCATCATCGAGAACTACCTGACCCTCAAAGAAGGCCTGATGGGCCGGGGCCACGAGTTCAAGAGCGAGACCGACAGCGAAGTGCTGGCCCACCTGATTGAAGAGGCGTACAGCGGCAATCTGGAAGAGGCGGTGCGCGCGGCCCTCTCGCAGGTGCGCGGCGCTTACGGCATAGTGGTGACCCATGTGGACCACCGCGAGATCGTGGCGGCCCGCACAGTCAGCCCGCTGGTGATGGGCGTAGGTGAAGGCGAGATGTTCCTGGCGTCCGACGTGCCCGCCCTGCTGGCCTACACCCGCAACATGGTGTTCCTGCACGACGGCGACATGGTGGTCCTGAGTGACGACGGCTTTAAGGTCACGGACCTGGCCGGCACCCTCCAGCAGCGCCAGATTGAACACATTGAATGGGACGCCGAAGCCGCCGAGAAAGGCGGGTACGACACCTACATGCTCAAGGAAATCTACGAGCAGCCCCAGGCCCTAACGAATACCCTGATTGGCCGCCTGCACGACGAGACCGGCGAGGTGAACCTGGACATCAACCTCGACCCCGGTTCGTTCAAGCGCATTTCGATCATCGCCTGCGGCACTGCTTTCTACGCTGGTCTGGTGGGTGAGTACCTGATCGAGCAGCTGGCGCGCATTCCGGTAGAAGTGGACGTGGCCAGCGAGTACCGCTACCGCGACCCATTGGTCAGCGAGAATACCCTGGCGATTGTGGTCAGCCAGAGCGGCGAGACGATTGACACCTTAGAAGCCCTGCGCGAGGCCAAGAAGTTTGGCGCCAAGACCCTCGGCGTCATCAACGCCAAGGGCAGCTCCATGACGCGCGAGCTGGACGACACGCTGTACATCCACGCGGGCCCCGAAATTGGCGTGGCCAGCACCAAGGCATATACCAGCATGGTCAGCGCGTTCGTGATGCTGGCGCTGTGGCTGGGCCGGGCGCGCGGAACGCTGAGTGCCGAGCAGGGCGCCGAACTGCTGCACGCCGCCCGCGAACTGCCCCGTCTGGTGGAAGAGGCCCTGGCCCCCGAACGTGTGGCGCGCATCAAGGAAGTCGCCGAGAAGTACGCCCTGGCCCGTGACTACCTGTTCCTGGGCCGCGGCGTGAACAGCCCCACCGCCTACGAGGGCGCCCTGAAACTGAAGGAAATCAGTTACATCCACGCCGAAGCCTACGCGGCCGGCGAGATGAAGCACGGCCCCATTGCCCTGATTGACGAGCATCTCCCGGTCGCCGTGATTGCCACCGAAAGCCGCCTGCTCGAAAAGACCATCAGCAACGTGCAGGAGGTGCGCGCCCGCGCCGGGAAGGTGATCCTGTTCCTCAGCGATGGCGATACCGAAAACGCTCGCCACGGTGACGATGTGATTTATGTGCCGCGCGCGCATGAGATGGTGAGCCCAGTGGTGAACGCGGTGGCCATGCAGCTGCTGGCGTACTTCACAGCGACTGCGCTGGGCAAGGACGTGGACAAGCCCCGGAACCTCGCCAAGAGCGTGACGGTGGAGTAA
- a CDS encoding C1 family peptidase: protein MTTSARRTATLLALSAALLGTAHAQNTVNLSGLQLQPIKIANLDLNVLRVAPNVFQQTLQAPNALQVNLSDLPARIQARDAEVTRSLNVTRNLAASNDLRADVARAALSLPRGLTVPVNVRLRTGEDKEVLLFGQDTVAVNVAQAEADAGRNRAAVLQSFGLNEQNPVPREFLSADTLSSVNIAANINIKAPLLAPMTLTNTPPKPSQPGQELGDGFVNNPSDGACRFTPTNALFNQMRGNAVNQITTIKDQGRRGTCMAFAYVSALETMIARRTKTPFNLSEQYAYYWLRGDDGVLGDGAGWGDFNDAIAKARMIPTEVRWKYNPSRSRTRVPANNDQPITAFKNSCTNYASQACSDTTAQAQLVCQSGTNNCAWKPEWDIAPNAAFNFRPTQGNEVWVSLGGMNLGNADATRAYRRAMLRQMIDRGDQLILGFTVDRAFDSIGANGLPNTALMGQSPRGGHAIHVVGYVNTGNQTYNVKIGGLVNAKMTLPTGYFVIKNSWSCGFGDGGYAYLPDNFMDQEVYGVYNLRANAVASDMAGF from the coding sequence ATGACCACCTCTGCCCGCCGCACTGCCACCCTGCTCGCCCTCAGCGCCGCGCTGCTGGGCACCGCCCACGCCCAGAACACAGTCAACCTGTCAGGCCTGCAGCTTCAGCCCATCAAGATTGCCAACCTGGACCTGAACGTGCTGCGCGTGGCCCCGAACGTCTTTCAGCAGACCCTGCAGGCCCCCAACGCCCTGCAGGTCAATCTGAGCGACCTGCCGGCCCGCATTCAGGCCCGCGACGCCGAAGTGACCCGCAGCCTGAACGTGACCCGCAACCTGGCCGCCAGCAATGACCTGCGCGCCGACGTGGCCCGCGCCGCCCTGAGCCTGCCGCGCGGCCTGACGGTGCCCGTCAACGTGCGGCTGCGCACCGGCGAGGACAAGGAAGTGCTGCTGTTCGGGCAGGACACGGTGGCCGTGAACGTGGCCCAGGCCGAGGCCGACGCCGGACGCAACCGCGCCGCCGTGCTGCAATCGTTTGGCCTGAACGAACAGAACCCCGTGCCGCGCGAGTTCCTGTCGGCCGACACCCTGAGCAGCGTAAATATCGCGGCGAACATCAACATCAAGGCCCCGCTGCTGGCCCCCATGACGCTGACCAACACGCCGCCCAAGCCCTCGCAGCCGGGTCAGGAACTGGGCGACGGCTTTGTCAACAATCCCAGCGACGGCGCCTGCCGCTTTACTCCCACCAACGCGCTGTTTAACCAGATGCGCGGCAACGCCGTCAACCAGATCACGACCATCAAGGACCAGGGCCGCCGGGGCACCTGCATGGCCTTTGCCTACGTGTCCGCGCTGGAAACCATGATTGCCAGGCGCACCAAGACGCCCTTTAACCTCTCGGAGCAGTACGCCTACTACTGGCTGCGCGGCGACGACGGCGTGCTGGGCGACGGCGCCGGCTGGGGCGACTTTAACGACGCCATTGCCAAGGCGCGCATGATTCCCACCGAGGTGCGCTGGAAGTACAATCCGTCCCGCAGCCGCACCCGCGTGCCCGCGAACAATGACCAGCCCATCACGGCCTTCAAGAACTCCTGCACGAACTACGCCAGCCAGGCGTGCAGTGACACCACCGCTCAGGCGCAGCTGGTCTGCCAGAGCGGCACCAACAACTGCGCCTGGAAGCCCGAGTGGGACATCGCCCCCAACGCCGCCTTTAACTTCCGGCCCACCCAGGGCAACGAGGTCTGGGTCTCGCTGGGGGGCATGAACCTGGGCAACGCCGACGCCACCCGCGCCTACCGCCGCGCCATGCTGCGCCAGATGATTGACCGGGGCGACCAGCTGATTCTGGGCTTCACGGTGGACCGGGCCTTCGACAGCATCGGCGCCAACGGCCTGCCCAACACCGCCCTGATGGGCCAGAGCCCGCGCGGCGGCCACGCCATCCACGTGGTGGGCTACGTCAACACCGGCAACCAGACCTACAACGTCAAGATTGGCGGCCTGGTGAATGCTAAGATGACCCTGCCCACCGGCTACTTCGTCATCAAGAACTCGTGGAGCTGCGGCTTTGGCGACGGCGGCTACGCCTACCTGCCCGACAACTTCATGGATCAGGAAGTGTACGGCGTGTACAACCTACGCGCGAACGCCGTCGCGTCGGACATGGCCGGCTTCTAA
- a CDS encoding S1C family serine protease, translating into MKPARAFGLGLLLAGALTGAYLVGGVTAQRTLVTADEINTVEVAQKALQAVVRVDNRLQRERLQPGDLPTETGTGFFYKKDLIVTNYHVVQYQESITVTLYNGRRVTAKLEGIDPGIDIAILRVTGVTAPATLSFGSSARLIPGQKLMTIGTPLRIPNFVGTGVFSVAASARDVPRNDGLAEEVGQYLTTTASLQQGNSGGPVLDSRGLVVGVADANAAPNGLVPGVIGIALPGDLVRQSLDDLEKVGVPQRGTLGAGLVDLETLDPALRQLAGLSSSEGALVDQVPAGSAAARAGLRGSLRNNRDQLLAPLGDVIVQVDGQRVRDSFDVIRLVAAKRPGQTVTLDVWRNKKRVAVKVTLLKRTLQ; encoded by the coding sequence GTGAAACCTGCGCGCGCCTTCGGCCTGGGGCTGCTGCTGGCCGGCGCGCTGACCGGCGCGTATCTGGTGGGCGGGGTCACGGCGCAGCGCACGCTGGTCACGGCCGACGAAATCAATACAGTCGAGGTGGCGCAAAAGGCTCTGCAGGCCGTGGTGCGCGTGGACAACCGCCTACAGCGCGAGCGGCTTCAGCCCGGTGACTTGCCCACCGAGACAGGCACCGGCTTCTTCTACAAAAAAGACCTGATTGTCACCAATTACCATGTGGTGCAGTATCAGGAATCCATCACGGTGACGCTGTACAACGGGCGGCGCGTGACAGCCAAACTGGAGGGCATTGATCCGGGCATTGACATTGCCATTCTGCGCGTGACAGGCGTTACGGCCCCCGCCACCCTGAGCTTTGGCTCCAGCGCCCGCCTGATTCCGGGGCAGAAGCTGATGACCATCGGCACGCCGCTGCGCATCCCCAATTTTGTGGGCACGGGCGTCTTTAGCGTGGCCGCCAGCGCCCGCGACGTGCCGCGCAACGATGGCCTGGCCGAGGAAGTGGGCCAGTACCTCACCACCACCGCCAGCTTGCAGCAGGGCAACAGCGGCGGGCCGGTGCTGGACTCCCGTGGGCTGGTGGTGGGCGTGGCCGATGCCAACGCCGCCCCCAACGGCCTGGTGCCGGGCGTCATTGGGATTGCCCTGCCGGGCGACCTGGTGCGGCAGAGCCTGGATGACCTTGAGAAGGTGGGGGTGCCCCAGCGCGGCACGCTGGGCGCGGGCCTGGTGGACCTGGAGACCCTGGACCCGGCGCTGCGCCAGCTGGCGGGCCTGAGCAGTTCGGAGGGGGCATTGGTAGATCAGGTACCGGCCGGCAGCGCCGCCGCCCGTGCGGGCCTGCGCGGCAGCCTGCGCAACAACCGCGATCAGCTGCTGGCCCCCCTAGGCGACGTGATTGTGCAGGTCGACGGCCAGCGCGTGCGCGACTCGTTTGACGTGATTCGGCTGGTGGCCGCCAAGCGGCCGGGGCAAACAGTCACGCTGGATGTCTGGCGCAACAAGAAGCGGGTGGCGGTGAAGGTCACGCTGCTTAAACGTACGTTGCAGTAA
- a CDS encoding PAS domain-containing sensor histidine kinase, which produces MTLRDAAEALAGAALQDVPACLLAHAVRPGVRAALLRARGAAWEVAGAQDGPAALPGSAALWAGRAARAAQEGHFLYEQEEGGGAWAAAPLPGGPGQPIAAVLLVAYDAPPSPEDQDTLRTLAALGGLALCAGKAVAGATERAQHLMSVSPIGIAAGTPDGQLVEVNDAYLNLLGFSRAEFEAGQIDWLDLTPEREREADAAAFERTFRTGHSGWYEKVMLNRSGQSLPVEVYLLRAEDQDQTLVVGYVRDLREQRRAEALAEQLRRTQADALDAELTRSEGDLARLARQLHTQNTELEARTVVLEGFANLTRDLTRHTDLYALIRRAQQFTLTLLPQGFAVYYEPAGGLWRLKSQVGDLGSPELQRVLDAGISYEGTPNLLIPWQSLQPYYQEAYDHDADGLPEATAQLQTTATLPVLVSGRPRGIFAIGLNSAQPWTRADKVVLESVAQSLGVALEHVEQAQELQRHAAALEESNAALQARTRALEAFADLTRDLAQESDPLTLVGRTQDAIVKLLPHTFSTYYEPGGDLWALQSHRGRFHDPALLARLEAGLPRGGAHNLDEPFATGEARYQHQYDAQSTPAVARAQLSAVRASAALPVMVNGQTRGVLGVGRQEARAWTAADQQLLSAVVFSLQLALDRAEHAQTSVRRTQELERSNRELEQFAYVASHDLQEPLRTITSFAELLARRFNTDADPKVERYARHITEGTARMQQLIQDLLTFARVTADRQPPQRVQPADLLRQVRADLQSQIEQAGATVSAGPLPPVLASPTQLRQLLQNLIGNALKFRAPGRAPQVQVSAQREGDWVRLSVQDNGIGIDPAYHERIFTVFQRLHGREQYLGNGIGLSVARRIVEGHGGQMGVDSVPGQGSTFWFTLPSGERRAEARSGMTGTAASSEGEAQGQTPGG; this is translated from the coding sequence ATGACCCTGCGGGACGCCGCCGAGGCCCTGGCCGGCGCCGCGCTGCAGGACGTGCCGGCGTGCCTGCTGGCCCACGCCGTGCGCCCCGGCGTCCGGGCGGCGCTGCTCAGGGCGCGTGGCGCTGCCTGGGAGGTGGCCGGCGCGCAGGACGGCCCGGCGGCGCTGCCGGGTTCAGCGGCGCTCTGGGCCGGGCGGGCCGCGCGCGCCGCCCAGGAAGGGCACTTCCTGTATGAGCAGGAGGAGGGGGGCGGCGCCTGGGCCGCCGCGCCGCTGCCCGGCGGCCCAGGGCAGCCCATAGCTGCGGTGCTCCTTGTGGCCTACGACGCGCCGCCCTCTCCAGAAGACCAGGACACGCTGCGCACGCTGGCGGCGCTGGGTGGGCTGGCCCTGTGCGCTGGGAAAGCCGTGGCCGGCGCCACCGAGCGCGCCCAGCACCTCATGAGTGTCAGCCCGATTGGGATTGCAGCTGGCACCCCCGACGGGCAGCTGGTCGAGGTCAATGACGCCTACCTGAACCTGCTGGGGTTTTCGCGCGCCGAGTTTGAAGCTGGGCAAATTGACTGGCTGGACCTGACCCCCGAACGCGAGCGCGAGGCAGACGCCGCCGCCTTTGAGCGCACCTTCCGCACCGGCCACTCTGGCTGGTACGAGAAAGTCATGCTCAACCGCAGCGGCCAGAGCCTGCCGGTTGAGGTGTATCTGCTGCGCGCCGAGGACCAAGACCAGACGCTGGTGGTGGGCTACGTGCGTGACCTGCGTGAGCAGCGCCGCGCCGAGGCGCTGGCTGAGCAGTTGCGGCGCACCCAGGCGGACGCGCTGGACGCCGAGCTGACCCGCAGTGAGGGCGACCTGGCCCGACTGGCCAGGCAACTGCATACCCAGAACACCGAATTGGAAGCGCGCACCGTGGTGCTAGAAGGCTTTGCCAATCTGACGCGCGACCTGACCCGCCACACCGACCTCTACGCCCTGATTCGCCGGGCCCAGCAGTTCACGCTGACCCTGTTGCCACAGGGGTTCGCGGTGTATTACGAACCGGCCGGCGGGCTGTGGCGCCTGAAATCCCAGGTGGGCGACCTGGGCAGTCCAGAGTTGCAGCGGGTGCTGGACGCCGGGATTTCCTATGAGGGCACCCCGAACCTCCTGATACCGTGGCAGAGTTTGCAGCCGTATTACCAGGAGGCCTACGACCACGACGCCGACGGGCTGCCCGAAGCCACCGCGCAGCTGCAGACCACCGCCACCTTACCGGTGCTCGTGAGCGGGCGGCCACGTGGCATCTTTGCCATTGGCCTCAACAGCGCGCAGCCCTGGACGCGCGCCGATAAGGTGGTCCTCGAAAGCGTAGCCCAGAGCCTGGGCGTGGCTCTGGAACACGTGGAGCAGGCCCAGGAACTCCAGCGCCACGCTGCCGCCCTGGAAGAGAGCAACGCGGCCCTGCAGGCGCGTACCCGCGCTCTGGAAGCCTTTGCCGACCTGACCCGCGACCTGGCGCAGGAAAGTGACCCTCTGACCCTGGTGGGCCGCACGCAAGACGCCATTGTCAAATTGCTGCCGCACACCTTCAGCACCTATTACGAACCAGGCGGTGACCTGTGGGCCCTGCAGTCGCACCGGGGCCGGTTTCATGACCCGGCGCTGCTGGCCCGGCTGGAAGCGGGCTTGCCGCGCGGCGGCGCCCACAATCTGGACGAGCCGTTTGCCACGGGCGAGGCGCGTTATCAGCACCAGTACGACGCCCAGTCCACCCCGGCCGTGGCGCGGGCGCAGCTGAGTGCCGTGCGGGCCAGCGCCGCCCTGCCGGTCATGGTCAATGGCCAGACGCGCGGCGTGCTGGGGGTGGGCCGGCAGGAAGCGCGCGCCTGGACCGCCGCCGATCAGCAGCTGCTCAGCGCCGTGGTGTTCAGTCTGCAACTGGCGCTGGACCGCGCCGAACACGCCCAGACTTCAGTGCGCCGCACCCAGGAGCTGGAGCGCAGCAACCGCGAGCTGGAGCAGTTCGCCTATGTGGCCAGTCACGACCTGCAAGAGCCGCTGCGCACCATCACCAGCTTCGCCGAGTTGCTGGCCCGGCGCTTTAACACGGACGCGGACCCCAAAGTCGAGCGCTACGCGCGCCACATTACCGAGGGCACCGCACGGATGCAGCAGCTCATTCAGGACCTGCTGACCTTCGCGCGGGTCACGGCTGACCGCCAGCCGCCCCAGCGTGTGCAGCCCGCCGACCTGCTGCGTCAGGTGCGTGCCGACCTGCAAAGCCAGATAGAGCAGGCCGGGGCCACCGTGAGCGCCGGCCCCCTGCCCCCCGTGCTGGCCTCGCCCACCCAGCTGCGTCAGCTGCTGCAAAACCTGATAGGCAACGCGCTGAAATTCCGCGCGCCTGGCCGCGCCCCACAGGTGCAGGTCAGCGCGCAGCGCGAGGGCGACTGGGTGCGCCTGTCGGTGCAGGACAACGGCATCGGGATTGACCCGGCCTATCACGAGCGGATTTTTACGGTGTTTCAGCGCCTGCATGGCCGCGAGCAGTACCTGGGCAACGGCATTGGCCTGTCGGTGGCGCGCCGCATTGTGGAAGGCCACGGCGGGCAGATGGGCGTGGACTCGGTGCCGGGGCAGGGCAGCACCTTCTGGTTCACCTTGCCCTCAGGCGAGAGGCGTGCCGAGGCCCGCTCTGGGATGACGGGGACTGCGGCCAGCAGCGAAGGGGAGGCCCAGGGCCAGACCCCCGGCGGGTAA
- a CDS encoding FmdB family zinc ribbon protein encodes MPTYLYKNLTTGEIYELQQSMRDDAYTVHPETGAPVKRVLARPGIAFKGSGFYVTDSRPKTEGSGGGGE; translated from the coding sequence ATGCCCACGTATCTGTATAAAAATTTGACCACCGGCGAAATCTACGAGTTGCAGCAGAGCATGCGCGACGACGCCTACACCGTCCACCCCGAGACCGGCGCGCCGGTCAAGCGGGTGCTGGCGCGCCCCGGCATTGCCTTCAAGGGCAGCGGGTTTTATGTCACCGATTCGCGCCCCAAGACCGAGGGCAGCGGGGGCGGCGGCGAGTGA